The sequence below is a genomic window from Wyeomyia smithii strain HCP4-BCI-WySm-NY-G18 chromosome 1, ASM2978416v1, whole genome shotgun sequence.
AATAGTTGACCCCGATTATTGTTCGATTATAGTTCAACtttgtccaaaaatgggaaaattgGTTATGCCAGCGGTGACGAAAACAGAAGAGATTTCTAAACCTCTGTTCTCacttattttatattatccatttagttgaaaattgtagttatctgatgtgctatacagcgcactacttcccACGAAAAGTCGCGCGCAACAAAAGTCGCGATTCGATTTAGTGCTGCGACGTTaatatttcattgaaaattataaaaatgcgCGCACGAACGAAAACTAAACTTCTTTTTTTGCGTGTTCACAAACAAAACTCTTGGCGTCGCGATTACGAagttaaaaaagattttaaggACTGTTCGCATTTACGCGAACTCACATAAGCAATTGTTAAAATATGTGTGAGTGCCAGAgctaaaatatttccttccctctttttcgcatgcaaggACCGAacgaattcgcgttgacggtgttgctgatattttgtttgtttttgcatgcgaaaatgaagaaatgaaatatttttgcttttgtcatcacgcagaTGTACAACAACAGGAAGCAAGTCAGGCTAACAAAATATGCCAATTATCTCTGGCAGATTTTGAGAGCTGAACACTGAACACATCTAAAACGACTTCTTGGATTGGTGAGTATGACGAAAAATGTTGCTTTTCTTTGTATGAACATATGTcacatttaatataattttagtTAATATGATGCAAAAAATCACTAGGCAGTGAGCAGCAACCTGAACCAGTCAACATCGAACCAAGAACTGACCTGTGGACTGCCCACGGTACTCTTGCTAGAGAAGCATCAAGATACAAAAACATCAACCATATGGTTGGATTACCCGGGGGTTTACGGCAGTCtttgcatggcgatttggcaccaAGAAATTCTGACCCAGTATGGAATTCAAGGACAGATTCCAACGCTTCATAAAATACCGATGAAATACATGCCAGTTCTAGGAACATCCGTTCCTTCAGAAGTCTATTCAGCAAAGCCGGTCAAACTATTACAAAGCTGCGATATCGGCTCCCAAGACCCCACCTAGAAATGTTCCTAATCTAACAGTCGATAGGAGAGGATGCATGGTTCCATTGACGGCACCTACTCACGTCACAGGGTGTCTAGAGCCATTCATTGTCATTCGGATGTTtagcatttttgaaataaatgtttcttttcTCGCTTTCCAAACGTTAATAAGTAGATTTATATAGTGGTTCCTATTTATTGATTCGTTTGCCTAATGTTTAGGATATAGGATTCGATCACTTAAATctagtgtaaagttttttgtacagCAAAATCACTTGCAAGCGAATGCACAATTGCAAAACTGAAGAACTAATTGAATCGGAAAAATACTTTCTCGAAGATTCATAAAGAATTAAGCTAATTGAATTAATAAATGTATAAAATAATGTGATTTCAAACCGAAAGGCCAAAAAGTCTCttaaagaaaattttaatatgttgtaaaattgtacaatattttttgctgcaaaaaaaCAAAGTTCAGGTGTAACACTATTTTACACAGAATTTGCAGTAGAGATTCGATCATAGGCTTGTTTGATGAACCAACTTCGTACATTGAAATCAAGAGGTAGGCCACGGAATATTTCTATAGCTTTCTACCAGATTTGTTAGTAAAATCTAGAGATCAAGTTTATTGGTAACTGACTGTTGGTCAgcactaacattttatttttgaacttagGGGTCACGCAATCAGGTAATCGATTATCTCGATTAATCGAATATATTGCGTCAGCTAATCGAGTTCGATTAGCGGACacgaacaaaataatcgattaacAATTAATCGATTAGTTGAAAAAATCGGACATCACTACACCCGATAACACAGAGCTACAGGGACCATACAATTTCTGGActaaaactttttcaattttcaaaacaaaaaaaaaggttagcCAAAAAAATGGAATGAGAGAAATTGATCAAGGTTTTTACattatttttggttttgaaaCAGAAAGAAATACGTTCAACgcatagcttaggaaaatgttggGCAGTTTCACTTATCCTGAGGTGTTTttcctactttttacttttttagttttagtttttagattagatttatttttttttcttcttagattagatttattttttttcttcttagattagatttatttttttttcttcttaaattagatttatttttttttcttcttatatgatgatgatgatggtcccgccacataccctacaaaggtttgagctggacgatttatctatagataattaatgtagtcACATTTTAATCAGCTATACAAAAacaaaacgaactgattttaccttCAGATagaaacttcttcaaaaactgtatacttaattcatagagcacacaaagctagcacagggttttcatgaccttcagccagactaacCACTATTGTTAAGAATATTTGTCAGAATTTTCTTATCGGTTTGCACCCCACTCTATGGCAGGtaataatttttcgaaataCTTCAATAATGCCAAAGGCTTAATCTGGACActttaattttgatgaaacatcTGAAGTATCAAAGTGGCCATTGAATTTCCAAAATCCAATTCCGGAATATTCACAGATGATACCTTTTCAATTTTCCATTGCGGTTTACATGTGTTTATATACCCTCtaataaaaaagaatttataattTCAAGTACTTTAGAATTGACTGCATGTTAATCATACCAACTCGCAGTTGAAATCATTCTTCATTTTACAGATAAACCTCCCGTCCACAAAAGAAACCTCAATAAGATGTACAAAATGTTACCACGTTCGAAGCACGTTTTCCTTTTAGCCATCAATTTTAAGTCAATTCTAACAGCAAATCATTAAATTGATTGAGGAAGAATATCGTTACAAACTTTTCAAACACTTACCTTCTGGACATCAAATTTGTCTAGGttttcatggaagcaaacaatagttgacctgttgggatGGGGAATACTATTACTGAGCTGCCAATGGAATCTATTCCATTACATTTTCTTTAAATGTTCCTTCATTTTACAATTCTATcattttcacttatcacttttCACATcacgcagatacgtatttcgactCCGACTTGTAATCTTCTTCAGCGCTtagaggatatcacagcagacgGTTGGTGTCTACTCTTGACGCCTCGGTATGAAATGCTCGCACTTGATTGGTTTATTGTACGtggaaattcgaccttgaaacttttcattgattttaCTGCTGCGTAATGGAATAATGAGGATAACTAACGTAGCACGCAATTATCaaatattttatctatccaacgacatattgattattgtaatccatcatgtggttatacagttattaccgtttgaaatcttaccagtatcattttcatttttactgAATGTACCTTAGTTTAGAAAACAAAGATGTAGTCCTACTCCAAAGTTATGTGTTGTCGAATTCCAGttgattttttctatattttgatAGAACTACTTTATACAGCCCCTGCAAAAAGAATAAAAGTAAATTATATTTGCTTGGAATTCATTGACTAATTAGAAATCCTTTTACCTTGTATATCACCTATTCGCGGTTGTAAATCGACTAAGTATAACTATTGTGCTTCTCTCGGATTCCTGTAGAGTATTGGGATAACTATGGATGATATAAGTTCTTTCCTGCGAAAGTGCCCCCCATCTTATAATGTATGGAAGAAGGACTATATTTGTAAAAAATCCAAGTTTTAAAGTAAAATGCATGTTGATTTCAAAGCTCATTTTGTTCCCAGTGTAAAAATGAAGGTGgcgaaatttttttataaatatttaaagAATTTCccactttgaaaatttttggaGCATCGGAAAACTCATAGTTTTAAAGTCTAAGTCTAAAACGAGTCACACGAGTTTGCGTAAAATTCCTCAAGCAAGTCGTGTGTGCTTCTCTCCCGTTCATGCAAGAGATACACACTAAACGACCATTTAAGGGGTTGGTGGCgttctttctttttttgttttacgtGCTGACCTCAGCTTGTAGAAGCAATCGATAGAGCGAACTATGATAGTGGCTTGATAGAGAACTGAAATTGACGATTCAATCAATATGAGGCGAGAGCTCTGATAGCTACCGTCACTGCTTTTGCGGATATTGAATGCTATGAGGTTCGATTAAAATCGATTGATACGCGGGTTGATTTTACAGCTATTTTAATACATTTATAGACCCTAATTGGAATGCAATCTTATTTTAGTGATTGGCTTtcgttgatttgtttttttccggTTCTGCCATATCTGACTTATTGTTTGATGCGGTCAGCTTACTCAACACATATACGTTCCCTGCCATTGTTAGATGTATAAGTTTTTTCGCATTTCGCATGTTTATCACCAATATAAAGACACGTAGCAAATACTGAGATAGTTCCCTATTCTATGTTGCAATAGCTGATGCAACAACAGACTGCCAAACAGGACTAAATACAATCAAGATACTTACAAGTTTGAATAAACTGCGATAAACAAAACCACAtacctagaaagaaaaaaaaaagataatcgAAAAGATTATTGCATTCTTTCGAGCagtagaaataaaacaaaataaacaaacgcCATAGCGAAAAATAACGATCTAAATAGAATTTATTGTAAGGCTACCaagtaaatatttgcttcaaCTCAGCACGTGATAAAATACATTTTGAAAACTCTAGAGAGAGTGTGTTCCGGCTTTCGCCACTAAAAGAGCTTAATCAAGATATAATCTTGTTACAGGATAAGCCGAACGCTGCTTCTTTCTAATATGACGCAAATCCGAACCGATGCACAGTTAAAAACAACCAGACCCGAACTCAGTAGTAAGAGGAGGAGGATAATCGCTCGCATAATACCAGTCGCTTGAACTGTCCGCCCTAACTCTATAATTCGCTGAAAAAGTAAATCCTCCGCCGCTCGGCCGCAGGTCGTCAAAAGTTACCGACCGTCTGCGAAATATACTCGTAGGTTCGATCCAGACTCAGGTCCAGATCGCTGCCGTCGTCGTTGAAATGTGACTCGACATGCTCCTGGAACTCGTCGAAGGGAACGTTCTTCACGTAAATCTTGCCGCACATGGGGCACATTTTATCCCGCGCATCCGCTTTGATTTTGTCCTGCAGAAGGTTCACATACTTCAGGGTGCTCGCTTCAGTTTCCGACGTCGGCACAGGTACCTTCGTAGCGGCAGCCGGTCCACTTTCAGCGGTTTTTGGAATGTCCGGCAAGGGCAGATCTTCCGTGAAAGTCTGTTTAGGCAGATCGCTTCCCACTTCTACCACTTTATCCACCATCTGTGGTTTGACATCCTTTTTGCGATTCTTGCAAGTTTGGCATGCTtctaaaaagacaaaaaaatgaaGTAGAATAACAACAAACCTCACTTAAGAGACAACCTTTATTAATCTGCAACTTTCCCAAAGCGACCTTCAGTACAGTCTGCTGCTTAAGCAGCTCCTTCTGAATGTCCATCAGTCCATCAGTGCACCGTTTGGCATCCGGATTATTTTCCACATCGAACAGCAACAGCTCTTCTCCATCTTGCTGCAGGAAACCCATTTCCACCCCAGCACCACTATCGATGAAGCCGCACTTGTTCAGCAGTGAAACATCCTCCAAATCCAGATTGACCTCCTCCGAAGAGGACGATCCGTCCCCTCCCTCACGGGGCAGTCTCTCGCGAAGTCTCGGATTAGGTGCATTTTTTGTGAACGTTTTAGATCGAATCAGATTCTGAGAGCTTCCACTGCCCGCGGATGTTTCCCGGACTCGACCGACGGTTTCCCCCAGCGTTTGATTGTCCTTGGTGAGCTTTGACAGGCGACTCCACAGCTGACGATTCTCGGCAGCCACCATCGAAATGTGATCCATCAGCTGAACTTTCTGCCGAGCCAACTCGGAGACCTTTTCCCGCATCACCTCCAGTTCGGTTTGGTTGGAAACTCGTCGCTCCAACTGGGAGGAGCTTGGCGAGGTGCGCCCACTGGGCTGAATACTTGACTGGGCCATACGCAGTGCTAGATTTTCCTCCTCAAGGACGCCAAGTCGCTTCTGCAGACATTGGCAGCGCTCCTTCATAGTTTGCAGTGCGACGTGCAGAGCGTAGTGCGAAGAAGACGACGTCGATGCGGAACAGTTATCTTTTTCCGGGGTTGCCATTGTAACCGTTGTTTGTTTTTCGTCCCTGAACGGACGATCAGCGTCAGTAGTTAGGTTAGTACGAAGAGCGGACCACCGACATCGAGAGTGAAAAAAGAATTTCCCTATAACTTTTGCGACTTTGCACACACGTCACTTTCTCTGAGTGATAAATTTTCCAGCCCGTATTCACTTTGGGCACTGTTATGCACTTTGACTACCTCTGCTAGTTCGACTCGCGAAGGCAAAAACTGTTACTGACAGCTGATTGGGAATGCCCGGTGAAAAAACGATGAATGTTAAACCAGTGTTGCTATACTTTCTGGAATTTCACTAGcaatcattcaaacttttaaatATACCATTAGACGCAAATTTTTCAACAGGAATCCAccgaaataaattttaaataataataaaaaccaaTATGATACAAACCGAAAAGCAATGACACCCCACctgattttatttatattattatttcaagGTATAAGGCCACTATGGCagtttcaaaaaatcgattttttcatatCAAATGACAATAGAGCTTTTATTAAAGAGCCTTCAATGTAGTAGAACAGAGCTCTGTCAAAGTTTTTTCTCTGCTCTAGTTTAGAATCTTCGAACGCAGTTTtctttgaacatatttcaacataTGTCAATCGGCGTGCAGGATTATTCTCCCTATTCGACATATTTTGTTAAAGCTTTATTCATAAGCATGTAGAAAGGATTTTATCGAGAATTTCATTACTTTACGAATTgttattttctgtcattttaacTACATTATAGGTTTATTAGAGCCTTcatagctggtcttgaggtacgatgctggcctaacaagccagtcgtcgtaggttcgagtcctgactcgggagagactgttagtgtcagtaggatcgtagcgctagccccgcaattttcctgtacacttaacggttggctgcggagtctgtgtatagtaaacagaaggccaagttccgaatcggaatgtagcatcaaggctttgatttttttttataggttTAGTAGAGCAGGCAATATaactcccagttggtctcgaggtacgatgctagtctAACAAAccggtcgtcgtaggttcgagtttcggCTCAAGAGAGGCTGTTAGGAGGAAAGTCAACAGGAGTACTGTAAAATTCTATAAAGGACAGTAATGCGCAGCGGTAAAATAAAGCGACTTGCTTTGTGAAACGTTTATTATAAAGTGAGAGAGTATTCGAATGGGTAAATACATTTAGGTATAACGATGACACAGATTCAATGTAACAGATGTACAACAGCTTATTACGTACACGCCAACAAATTCAGTTTAAGAAAGGTATGGGGTTGATGAGCCCGAGAATAACAGGGGTCTGACGTTTAATGAGTATCCCGTATCCAAAATCTTAATGCAATATGGCGTCATTTGTTCAGTAAACAACTTAAAAACCATGATTATTCTCGACCACAGTGCAGTTCTATCATGAAGATATATGACCGTGTAAATGGTGTtaccaaaattatcacaatGATGATTGTCATTACTGGCAAATCTTGTCGTTTCTTGCTGTGTCAGTGGAACCGCAACGTCATTGGTACCACTATAAAATTTGGTAACGCGACTTTTATATCGGATTTGACGTTTATAGCAAAGCCCTGGAGAATAAACTCATGTTAAAGCCTTATCTCTATACCtctattcaacaaaaaatataaaagttctACAAGGCAATTCATCATTTTATCTGCCGTTTCATATGACATGGGTTGCACTTATAGAATATGGTTGGTATTTTTTTACGTGTTTCTttgtaaataaaatatttaggTATGTTCGTACCAGCTACAAAAATCGACTTTGTGGCAAATGGCTCataattgaattgaaaatatttaacattaaaaataacaacaacagcTGACTTAAGCCTGATTTTTGCTCTCAAGTTATAGGTTTGGTTTTCACCGGTaagtttttaattaaaaattgaaaataaattaaaaatgaaagtaACAAGAGTCCCATAATGATTTTAACAAATAAGAAAATGTTTATCACTTGAATCTTCAAAATAACGCAGGTCACACAACTTTAACTATTTTTATAGTCTTCCTAATTTCATATCTTTAGCACTGGGTTTGACAGCACGTGCACAAGAGATAAACAAATCTTCTGCTCTTGCTTTCGTTTCGGAACCAAAACACATCGAAGCAGGCTGGCTGCATTGCAACGAAAGTTCAGACAAAATAAATACAACCCAAAATGAGTTCCGGACTTTGGTTCCGTTTTCGAGTGGCACTGGAACGATTCGAACAGGCACTTCCAAGTTTGCTGGGATTTCCCGGTCGCTTTCCTCCTCCAGGTATATTCCACcggaaaaacaataatttatgTAACCTAACCAATTGTTTCATGCAGGTTGTCTTGCCTTGGCAAGCGTTAAAGGAAGTCGTTTGCCAGTGACGGGTAATGCctttagtttgaaaaatttactggGCGATGGTATTTTGTGGGCCGTTCCGAAACATCGGCGCACAGTGGAAAAGCGCTTGAAGCGAAAGTATGGCAGTCCTGAGTACAAACTAAAGATATTGGTTCCCAAGAAGCATCTGCGGATTTGCTCCACTTGTGGTAGTGACCACGAGGTGGGCATTCTGTGTCCTACCTGCTACAAAAAGGTACGAACAGAGACGGAGCAGATTCAGGATAAAATTCAAGCCGAGCTAGGGCTCGATCCCGTTGACAAGGAAGTTGTCGTGCTGTACGATCGGGAGCGCGAGGATCAACCGGAAGAGTTTTGGATGGGGAAGAGAATTGTGGAAATGCCTAAGACTCGTCCGATTTGGTTTAGCAAGAACTTGCTGCAACGGAGTACACAGCAGGAGGATCAAGCGACCGAGGTGAAACCGGATGCGGAGAAATTGGGTTAGTTGTACTGTTTCCGTTTATTTTGTAGATTAAAATATACGGTTAAAATAGTTAACAGTTTTATTTACAAATTCGAATAATACTATGATGGACAGTCATTATGCTTCGTTCCTGCAAATGACAGACACTCGACGTTCTTTCTCTATTTTGCGTCCCTTAAAAATCGACTCATCTCCAACCAGTATTTCGTGGGTAAATTTGTATCGGGCGTGATCTTTCATTACGTAAAGTGATCTGCGGGAAAGCAAAACATCCGCCCAAAACTTATCCTCTCTACTGGAGGCAAAAATTTGCCGATAATCCTCATTGGTTTGCTCCTCGTCGTTCGTTCTGACGAGTCTCATAACGGAATCGGTAAGCAGACTGAGCCCTGCGATTGTCGTCCCACAGAACTAAAAGTAGTAAATGTTGGCAATAGGAAGATAGCTTATAAATCATGCGAGTATACTCTAACGCTATCCACGTGTGGTTTAATGACTCCCTCCTTGGTCAAATCTAACACGTGAACATAGGGTAAAGTTTCACCCTCGAAGGCAATGTCCTTTACCCTATCAAGGATTACCCGATTAGCTGGAAACCAGTGCTTACGCTCCGTTTCCCGGTAGCCATGAATTGCATCGTCCCAGTGGTCTACCTCATAGCGAATGCGCTTCAGCACCGGTTCCAGTTCCTCTAGCATTGCGTGCTCTTCCGCTTCCGTGATGAAGTCCGTTATGACGGTCATATCGGCCAGAAACCGAGTTTGATCATCCGCCGGCCAATCACCGTAGAGGCTCACGTACGGTGGATCTTGTGAACGGGAAAAAGTTAGACGACATAAATTCACAACTGAGAGGTTGGTACTTACGCAAGAGCTCTTTCGCCGGAGTAGGCGTTTTGCTGATGATTTTTGTTTCTTCATGACAACACTTGTTGGAAAGACACTGTCGACGACTGTTCGCGAACGCTTTAACTTTATGGGCTAACGCTAAACAAGTTCGATTGTGGAAAATTCGACCGAACATTTCGCGATTTCTGTtcaaatttcgaattcaaaacaaacacaaaacaaCGAACAATCTTAGCAAGCGGTGTTGTCATTTTTGTTGCTATGATATTGTTCGCAAGGGTGAGGGAGTAAAAAAACGGAACAAACtacactgaagtcgctttttacgcgggggatccgtgccgcgtaaactccggaatccgcgtaaaaaaactgcgtgaattccggaatccgcgtaaattctgcaatccgaatgaagaaaaaccgaatacgcgtaagaaaaaaataccgcgtaaactcTGGAATCCGCTtaagaaaaaaccgcgtaaattccggaatccgtgtaaaaagcgaccttagtgtaaatgaaattttgagagctctttcaaaataatatttaaataaaattattttttcattgcactGCGAAACACTGCTTCGCTTGTTAGTCGCGACATTTTCGGGATTAAAAATCAATGAGAAAATTTAAAGGCTTACCTCGCTGCTCGACGCCATTTTCGTTCGTTTGATTCTATGAAAAAAACTCGTTGAAATTTACCACTATTTTAACTGACCCGGTTTAGGTGAAGTTTTATACACTCGATTGGTAGAATTCACACCCTAAAAAGTTTAAATATTCATTAAACGAAACTTTTGATATCATTCACACTTGCGTACACGTAAACGAACTTTCTGACTGgtgttaaaaatgaaaattcgcaGCTTGCTTGCCGGAGCTCACGCACGAAAATGCGCAATAGCAGAGATGCAAGTTAGTTTCGTACGTTTTGTAAAAggtgcagagatgccagatgttttagaaaaatgtctgcaactgctcgaaaacccggaaaaatctgcttgaaatctgaaaaaaaatctattcgtgattcgaaaaaaattcactcgcgcaggcaaaagtctgcaagaatctgcacacattttgagaaaatctgcgca
It includes:
- the LOC129718921 gene encoding protein spindle-F, coding for MATPEKDNCSASTSSSSHYALHVALQTMKERCQCLQKRLGVLEEENLALRMAQSSIQPSGRTSPSSSQLERRVSNQTELEVMREKVSELARQKVQLMDHISMVAAENRQLWSRLSKLTKDNQTLGETVGRVRETSAGSGSSQNLIRSKTFTKNAPNPRLRERLPREGGDGSSSSEEVNLDLEDVSLLNKCGFIDSGAGVEMGFLQQDGEELLLFDVENNPDAKRCTDGLMDIQKELLKQQTVLKVALGKLQINKEACQTCKNRKKDVKPQMVDKVVEVGSDLPKQTFTEDLPLPDIPKTAESGPAAATKVPVPTSETEASTLKYVNLLQDKIKADARDKMCPMCGKIYVKNVPFDEFQEHVESHFNDDGSDLDLSLDRTYEYISQTVGNF
- the LOC129718932 gene encoding 39S ribosomal protein L32, mitochondrial; translated protein: MSSGLWFRFRVALERFEQALPSLLGFPGRFPPPGCLALASVKGSRLPVTGNAFSLKNLLGDGILWAVPKHRRTVEKRLKRKYGSPEYKLKILVPKKHLRICSTCGSDHEVGILCPTCYKKVRTETEQIQDKIQAELGLDPVDKEVVVLYDREREDQPEEFWMGKRIVEMPKTRPIWFSKNLLQRSTQQEDQATEVKPDAEKLG
- the LOC129718928 gene encoding alpha-ketoglutarate-dependent dioxygenase alkB homolog 7, mitochondrial codes for the protein MFGRIFHNRTCLALAHKVKAFANSRRQCLSNKCCHEETKIISKTPTPAKELLHPPYVSLYGDWPADDQTRFLADMTVITDFITEAEEHAMLEELEPVLKRIRYEVDHWDDAIHGYRETERKHWFPANRVILDRVKDIAFEGETLPYVHVLDLTKEGVIKPHVDSVRFCGTTIAGLSLLTDSVMRLVRTNDEEQTNEDYRQIFASSREDKFWADVLLSRRSLYVMKDHARYKFTHEILVGDESIFKGRKIEKERRVSVICRNEA